A single region of the Procambarus clarkii isolate CNS0578487 chromosome 81, FALCON_Pclarkii_2.0, whole genome shotgun sequence genome encodes:
- the LOC138358095 gene encoding uncharacterized protein: MANTSHMANTSHMANTSHMANTSHMANTSHMAITSHMAITSNMANTSHMTHMAKTSHMANTSHMAHMAKTSHMANTSHMAHMANTSHMAHMANTSHMAHMAKTSHMANTSHMAHMANTSHMTHMAKTSHMANTSHMAHMANTSHMAITSHMAITSHMANISHMANTSHMANTSHMAITSHMAITSHMANTSHMANTSHMTNTSHMAHMAKTSHMAITSHMANTSHMAHMAKTSHMANTSHMANTSHMAITSHMAITSHMANTSHMANTSHMANTSHMANTSHMAITSHMANTSHMTHMAKTSHMANTSHMAHMAKTSHMAHMAKTSHMANTSHMAISSHMAITSHMANSSHMAHISNTVLYTTV, encoded by the coding sequence ATGGCCAACACCAGCCACATGGCCAACACCAGCCACATGGCCAACACCAGCCACATGGCCAACACCAGCCACATGGCCAACACCAGCCATATGGCCATCACCAGTCACATGGCCATCACCAGCAACATGGCCAACACCAGCCACATGACTCACATGGCCAAGACCAGCCACATGGCCAACACCAGCCACATGGCTCACATGGCCAAGACCAGCCACATGGCCAACACCAGCCACATGGCTCACATGGCCAACACCAGCCACATGGCTCACATGGCCAACACCAGCCACATGGCTCACATGGCCAAGACCAGCCACATGGCCAACACCAGCCACATGGCTCACATGGCCAACACCAGCCACATGACTCACATGGCCAAGACCAGCCACATGGCCAACACCAGCCACATGGCTCACATGGCCAACACCAGCCACATGGCCATCACCAGCCACATGGCCATCACCAGTCACATGGCCAACATCAGCCACATGGCCAACACCAGCCACATGGCCAACACCAGCCACATGGCCATCACCAGCCACATGGCCATCACCAGCCACATGGCTAACACCAGCCACATGGCCAACACCAGCCACATGACCAACACCAGCCACATGGCTCACATGGCCAAGACCAGCCACATGGCCATCACCAGCCACATGGCCAACACCAGCCACATGGCTCACATGGCCAAGACCAGCCACATGGCCAACACCAGCCACATGGCCAACACCAGCCACATGGCCATCACCAGCCACATGGCCATCACCAGCCACATGGCCAACACCAGCCACATGGCCAACACCAGCCACATGGCCAACACCAGCCACATGGCCAACACCAGCCACATGGCCATCACCAGCCACATGGCCAACACCAGCCACATGACTCACATGGCCAAGACCAGCCACATGGCCAACACGAGCCACATGGCTCACATGGCCAAGACCAGCCACATGGCTCACATGGCCAAGACCAGCCACATGGCCAACACCAGCCATATGGCCATCAGCAGCCACATGGCCATCACCAGCCACATGGCCAACTCCAGCCACATGGCCCACATATCTAACACTGTGCTGTACACCACAGTgtaa